One region of Quercus lobata isolate SW786 chromosome 2, ValleyOak3.0 Primary Assembly, whole genome shotgun sequence genomic DNA includes:
- the LOC115977665 gene encoding NADH dehydrogenase [ubiquinone] 1 beta subcomplex subunit 3-B-like yields the protein MAKKPLGPTGEFFKRRDEWRKHPMLTNQFRHATPGLGIALVAFGVYLVGEQVYKRILAPSPSHHHHQSTSAASH from the coding sequence atggcGAAGAAGCCACTGGGACCCACGGGAGAGTTCTTCAAGAGGAGGGACGAGTGGAGGAAGCACCCGATGCTGACGAATCAGTTCCGGCACGCCACTCCTGGCCTCGGCATCGCCCTCGTTGCCTTTGGCGTCTACCTCGTCGGCGAGCAGGTCTACAAAAGGATCCTCGCTCCCTCTCCTtctcaccaccaccatcaatcTACTTCCGCTGCTTCTCACTGA
- the LOC115974114 gene encoding uncharacterized protein LOC115974114 encodes MTKSHAIKALLQQPILSGRISQWLLRLSQYDLRMGTPRAVKSQAITDLLAQFPGEEEFPLDDEVPGEVAMAEEVREQWVMKFDGSSTTHSGGMGVVLYHEEDKAVALSFKLEFPCSNNTVEYEAYLTGLAMALEMGVKHLRVLGDSNLVFCQAKGSLSLKEPSLAPYRAMAQRMEEKFSTFEIEHAPRNEN; translated from the coding sequence ATGACTAAGTCCCATGCCATTAAAGCTCTATTACAACAACCGATCCTCTCCGGCAGAATATCCCAGTGGTTGCTGCGATTATCACAATACGACTTGAGAATGGGGACACCTAGGGCTGTGAAAAGTCAGGCTATAACAGATCTATTGGCACAGTTTCCAGGAGAGGAAGAATTTCCGCTGGATGATGAAGTTCCAGGAGAAGTAGCCATGGCAGAAGAGGTTAGAGAACAGTGGGTAATGAAATTCGATGGGTCTTCTACTACCCATTCCGGAGGGATGGGAGTAGTTTTGTATCATGAAGAAGACAAGGCAGTGGCGCTGTCATTTAAGCTAGAATTCCCCTGTTCAAACAACACAGTAGAGTACGAAGCCTACCTAACCGGGCTTGCCATGGCTCTCGAAATGGGAGTCAAACATTTGAGGGTATTGGGAGATTCGAACTTGGTTTTCtgccaagccaaaggaagcctTTCCTTAAAGGAGCCTAGCCTAGCCCCATACAGAGCGATGGCCCAGAGGatggaagaaaaattttcaactttcgAAATAGAGCATGCTCCGAGAAACGAAAATTGA